Genomic segment of Gemmatimonadota bacterium:
GCCCACCAGTTCGCGCTTCTTGCTGTCGTTGCTGATCACCGGCTGGCCCCGCTCCAGGAAGTCCTGCTTGACGGTGGCGAGGTAGCGGAACTGCCGGTCCCGGTCGGGATGGCGGGTTTCGGCGATGCTCTTGCGATTCACTCGCA
This window contains:
- a CDS encoding ISAzo13 family transposase, translated to MTGVKWSRKNPGTLSDELKGRGIEASPNTVANVMCAQRYSLRVNRKSIAETRHPDRDRQFRYLATVKQDFLERGQPVISNDSKKRELVG